In Psychrobacter ciconiae, the following are encoded in one genomic region:
- a CDS encoding restriction endonuclease subunit S — translation MAKYQRYDEYKDSGIEWVGDIPAHWEETPVFSCFDATFERNLDGKETNVLSLSYGNIIKRDVDTNFGLLPESFNSYQIVGVGDIILRLTDLQNDKKSLRVGLAKEKGIITSAYLKLRPKERLDSGFAYRLLHSYDTTKVYYGLGGGLRQSMKFEDFRRLPVLVPPYEEQTQIANFLDHETAKIDTLIDKQKTLIKLLKEKRQAVISHAVTKGLNPDAPMKDSGVEWLGDVPEHWEVGRLKNVLKIRNGRDYKAVEVESGGYPVYGSGGIFKRSSAYLFDGESVLFGRKGTIDKPLLVSGKFWTVDTMFYSEISKNAKPEYIYYQALLFPFDKLSTNTALPSMTQEDLLELGFVIPSMNEQKEISQYLNNKLTNFSNLVDKAEQAIKLMQERRTALISAAVTGKIDVRDWRAPE, via the coding sequence ATGGCAAAATATCAGCGCTATGATGAGTATAAAGACTCGGGGATTGAATGGGTTGGAGATATTCCAGCGCATTGGGAGGAAACACCAGTTTTTTCATGTTTTGATGCCACTTTTGAGAGAAATTTAGATGGTAAAGAGACTAATGTTCTGTCATTAAGCTACGGTAATATAATTAAGCGTGATGTAGATACTAACTTCGGTTTATTGCCTGAGTCATTTAATAGCTATCAGATTGTAGGTGTTGGAGATATTATTCTTAGATTAACTGACCTCCAAAACGATAAGAAAAGTCTGCGTGTGGGTTTAGCAAAAGAAAAAGGTATTATCACCTCTGCTTACTTAAAATTAAGACCAAAAGAGCGTTTGGATTCAGGTTTTGCTTATCGTTTATTACATTCTTACGATACTACCAAAGTGTATTATGGCTTAGGTGGGGGTTTAAGGCAGTCTATGAAGTTTGAAGATTTTAGAAGGCTACCTGTTTTAGTTCCGCCTTACGAAGAACAAACCCAAATTGCCAACTTCCTCGACCATGAAACCGCCAAAATCGATACCTTAATCGACAAGCAGAAAACTTTAATTAAGCTGCTTAAAGAAAAGCGCCAAGCCGTCATCAGTCACGCCGTCACCAAAGGCTTAAACCCTGACGCGCCGATGAAAGATTCAGGCGTGGAATGGTTGGGGGACGTTCCTGAGCATTGGGAGGTTGGTCGGTTAAAAAATGTTTTAAAAATTCGTAATGGTCGAGACTATAAAGCGGTAGAAGTAGAAAGCGGAGGCTATCCTGTTTATGGTTCAGGCGGGATTTTTAAACGTAGTTCGGCTTACTTATTCGATGGCGAGTCTGTATTATTTGGAAGAAAAGGGACTATTGATAAACCATTATTAGTTTCAGGAAAGTTTTGGACAGTTGATACTATGTTCTATAGCGAAATTTCTAAAAATGCTAAGCCAGAATATATCTATTATCAGGCGCTTTTATTTCCTTTTGATAAGCTTTCAACAAATACTGCTTTGCCAAGTATGACGCAAGAAGACTTATTAGAATTAGGTTTTGTTATACCATCAATGAATGAGCAGAAAGAAATTAGTCAATATCTTAATAATAAGCTAACAAATTTTTCAAATTTAGTTGATAAAGCCGAGCAAGCCATCAAACTCATGCAAGAACGCCGAACCGCCTTAATTTCCGCCGCCGTTACGGGTAAGATAGACGTAAGGGACTGGCGCGCGCCTGAGTAA